Proteins co-encoded in one Haladaptatus sp. ZSTT2 genomic window:
- a CDS encoding ATP-binding protein: protein MTDLGDFNEFDPDDGDVEATTATESDFEAVTVDGVGADRGIGTLAVSAGLSIGEDRDETCLRAYVTAKNRSDVRIGKYLLISYPDGESLFCRITTLEYAQEYYTDDATEIHARRAMRSSGIDEHDYKFMASLEPIAVLYEDDGELKRRMTDRVPKPETVVREATDQTEIKTGLKIPEEGVFLGHLSVGGEKVRTGAQPPTIDYRVKDNYESGDPLVFRHTLIAGGTGSGKTHSAKNVLRQYLSEARTYPVEAGSAQERRMAVVQFDPQDEYAQMHDDNPEMTTEFARRCERENIAHGGHEDTIAFIPKVEGSSYAADHHRAEQVEFTIPFSLVRNNRWLVAGGSLNDNQYNALDFLLDRYFRTGSTHTYRGFLSFLDDPALREELDESGRVHEATFDAVHRRVRSSAFNSVFDQDAEPITEQIHRLVRPGGLTVIPTYHVTNSRATEVIVLAVASLLIDQKLSNDPMFDRIKETPLVVGMDEAHNFLADAESAQARKVIGKFTEAAKQGRKERLGLFLITQDPQDIAEPVFKQVNTKIVLNLGDVDAIKSVNIPANLEKKVPYMEKGQMVIYSPDNSEPVELIGLSKCLTRHGRGA from the coding sequence ATGACCGACCTCGGTGACTTCAACGAGTTTGACCCCGACGACGGGGACGTTGAAGCAACGACCGCGACGGAGAGCGATTTTGAGGCCGTGACCGTAGACGGCGTGGGGGCAGACCGTGGCATCGGCACGCTCGCCGTCTCTGCTGGCCTCTCGATTGGCGAAGACCGCGACGAGACGTGTCTCAGAGCCTACGTGACGGCGAAAAACCGCTCTGACGTGCGCATCGGGAAGTATCTCCTCATCTCCTACCCCGACGGCGAGAGCCTCTTTTGTCGGATTACGACCCTCGAATACGCCCAGGAGTACTACACCGACGACGCCACCGAGATTCACGCCCGCCGCGCGATGCGCTCTTCTGGCATCGACGAACACGACTACAAGTTCATGGCCTCGCTCGAACCCATCGCCGTGCTCTACGAGGACGACGGCGAATTAAAGCGGCGAATGACCGACCGCGTGCCGAAGCCGGAAACCGTCGTGCGCGAGGCCACCGACCAGACCGAAATCAAGACGGGACTCAAAATCCCGGAAGAGGGTGTTTTCCTCGGCCACCTCTCGGTCGGTGGCGAGAAGGTCCGGACGGGCGCACAGCCGCCGACTATCGACTACCGCGTCAAGGACAACTACGAGTCGGGTGACCCGCTCGTGTTCCGCCACACGCTGATTGCGGGTGGGACAGGGTCGGGGAAGACCCACAGCGCGAAAAACGTGCTCCGTCAGTATCTGAGCGAGGCGCGCACCTACCCGGTCGAAGCCGGAAGTGCACAGGAACGCCGGATGGCCGTCGTCCAGTTCGACCCGCAAGACGAGTACGCCCAGATGCATGACGACAACCCAGAGATGACGACGGAGTTCGCCCGGCGGTGTGAACGCGAGAACATTGCCCACGGCGGCCACGAGGACACCATCGCGTTCATCCCGAAAGTCGAAGGGTCGAGTTACGCCGCAGACCACCACCGCGCAGAGCAAGTCGAGTTCACCATCCCCTTCTCGCTCGTGCGCAACAACCGCTGGCTCGTCGCGGGTGGGAGTTTGAACGACAACCAGTACAACGCCCTCGACTTCCTCTTAGACCGTTACTTCCGAACCGGCTCTACGCACACCTATCGCGGCTTCCTCTCGTTCCTCGACGACCCGGCGCTGCGCGAGGAGTTAGACGAAAGCGGGCGCGTCCACGAGGCAACCTTCGACGCCGTCCATCGCCGGGTGCGCTCGTCTGCGTTCAACAGCGTGTTCGATCAGGATGCAGAACCGATTACCGAGCAGATTCACCGCCTCGTCCGACCGGGCGGCCTCACGGTGATTCCGACCTACCACGTCACCAACAGCCGGGCGACTGAGGTCATCGTCCTCGCTGTGGCGAGCCTGCTCATCGACCAAAAGCTCTCGAACGACCCGATGTTCGACCGCATAAAGGAGACGCCGCTCGTCGTTGGAATGGACGAGGCGCACAACTTCCTCGCGGACGCAGAGAGTGCCCAAGCGCGCAAGGTGATAGGCAAGTTCACCGAAGCCGCAAAACAGGGGCGCAAAGAGCGCCTTGGGCTGTTTCTCATCACCCAAGACCCACAGGACATCGCCGAACCGGTGTTCAAGCAGGTGAACACGAAAATAGTGCTGAATCTCGGTGACGTAGACGCCATCAAGAGCGTGAACATCCCCGCGAACTTAGAGAAGAAAGTGCCCTACATGGAGAAAGGCCAGATGGTGATTTACTCGCCGGACAACTCAGAGCCGGTCGAGTTGATTGGCCTCTCTAAGTGTCTCACCCGGCACGGCCGGGGCGCGTAG
- a CDS encoding universal stress protein — MGKRLLIPMDGSEQAVHALQFGLKEFPSSDITILHVINPMDTGFSPQASLPGYAEEWYKQAEETADEIFAEADDIAAEFDRGVDAEQVVGRPAREIVTYAKEHDIDQIVMGSHGRTGVSRILLGSVAESVVKRSPIPVTVVR; from the coding sequence ATGGGAAAGCGCCTGCTGATTCCGATGGACGGCTCAGAGCAAGCCGTCCACGCGCTGCAATTCGGGCTCAAAGAGTTCCCGAGTTCGGACATCACCATCCTCCACGTCATCAACCCGATGGACACCGGCTTTAGCCCACAGGCGTCGCTCCCCGGCTACGCAGAGGAGTGGTACAAACAAGCAGAAGAGACCGCAGACGAGATATTCGCGGAGGCAGACGACATCGCCGCCGAGTTCGACCGCGGGGTCGATGCCGAACAGGTCGTCGGGCGGCCCGCCCGCGAAATCGTCACCTACGCGAAAGAACACGACATCGACCAAATCGTCATGGGCAGCCACGGACGGACAGGTGTCTCGCGCATCCTTCTCGGGAGCGTCGCAGAGAGCGTCGTCAAGCGGTCGCCGATTCCGGTGACTGTGGTTCGCTAA
- a CDS encoding ester cyclase — MAISTAAQNKQIVERTLKECWNEGNFESLSQLAHDDIRVLDDDGNTVATGPDGFRKHIEAWRTAFPDFTVEAKELIAEDDVVVLRFMEEGTFNGELTRGELAGIDPTGKHYRSSGVAFHRIKDGKLAEFWVIDDSLNYAQQLGVLPDDLQKIGM; from the coding sequence ATGGCAATTTCAACAGCCGCACAAAACAAACAAATCGTAGAGCGCACGCTCAAAGAGTGCTGGAACGAGGGGAACTTCGAGTCGCTTTCACAACTCGCCCACGACGACATCCGCGTCCTCGATGACGACGGCAACACGGTCGCTACCGGGCCGGACGGTTTCAGGAAACACATCGAAGCGTGGCGGACGGCCTTCCCCGACTTCACCGTCGAAGCCAAAGAACTCATCGCAGAAGACGACGTCGTCGTCCTTCGATTCATGGAAGAGGGAACCTTTAACGGCGAACTCACCCGTGGCGAACTCGCGGGCATCGACCCGACCGGCAAGCACTACCGCTCGTCTGGCGTGGCGTTCCACCGCATCAAAGACGGCAAGCTCGCGGAGTTCTGGGTCATCGACGACAGCTTGAACTACGCCCAACAGCTCGGCGTCCTCCCGGACGACCTGCAGAAAATCGGGATGTAA